GTTTATTGGCTCGGCGCGAAAAAAGGAAGATCCTGTGGCGGAACAGATCAGATGGCGGCCCCTTTGTTTAGGGGCTAGAGGCATCTTTTTGGCGGATTGCGCAACATCCAGATTGGAATACGGCCAGATGCTTACATCTATAAGATATTGCTCCCTTATGGACTTGTCAATACCTGGAGATTGTTCAGGAAATTAATGTCCTTCACAATCGGTTGTGGTTGCGGTTCCATGGAAACAAATCAGCGCCCAAGGCAGTCAAGGCCCCTTAGAGGGGCCTTCCTCAGCCCTTAAGGCTCTGCCGGAGGTCGCTGATTGGTCAGCGCGTAGGCCCGTGGGTGATGGTGACCAGCAGTTTGCCCGTTTTTAATTCGATCTGGCCGCTGTCTCCTTCGAAAACATTGCTGATGCCCCGGGTGCTCCCCAGGCTGAGGTCCTCGTTGTTCAGGGTATACAAAAATCCGGACAGGACAATGCCGCTTACCTTTTCCGTCAGCGGCATGAGGGACAGGAGATCTCCCTTTTGGCCCAGGAGCCGGACCCGCTGGCCGCCCTGAAGCACGAAGATTTCCTGGTTGCCGTCCAGAATCCTGGCTTCGATGGTTTGCAGCTCGCCGGCCACCAGGATCAGGGCATTGGCAAAGGTCATATCCCACCGCCCTCCCAGGGCGCCCAGAATGATGATTTCGTCGGGATTTTTATCCAGGGCCGCACGCACCGCCAGCCAGAGATCGGTTTCGTCCTTTCGAGAAGGATGGCGGTCGATGCGGGCGCCCTTTTCTTCGGCACTTGCAAGGTCGGCCGGGTCGGCGGAATCCATGTCTCCCACAACCACATGCGGGGTGATTCCCAATCTCTTACAGTGCTTCAGACCACCGTCGGCGGCTATGATAAGGTCCCGACGCGGCGAGATTTTAATGCCGTCCGGCCAGCTGGTCAGCAGGCCGTTGGCGAAGATAACAGCACGCATGTCAACTCCTTCAGTTTTCAGCATGAGTCAGGTTGAGGCTCTCCGCGGCAAACCCGATAAACAGATCATGTCAGGTTTAAATAACTGTAATCATTTTTATGTTGAGGTAAAGCACAATTTTTTCGCCGACCAACGGTGGTGGGTCATGGTTGGCGAGATCGAAGGTGAGCTCAAGAAAGCTTCCGGTGCCGATTCTTACCCGATAGCACCGGCCGGCAAAGGTCCTGTTGAGCACCTCGCCTTGGATGATGGCCACATCCGTGCCCGCCGCCGGGGGGGTGAGGGCGGCGCACTCCGGCGGCAGCAGAACGGTGACAGCGGCGCCGACGCCGCAGTGGCAAGAGGACGGGCGTAGGGCCCCCAGGGCCGTATCGATAGCGCCTTCGGCATTGACGGCGCCCGGGAGCAGGTTGTTGAATCCCAGAAATTCGGCAACGAAGACACTCGCAGGAAACCGGTAGAGGTCTTCAGGCACCGCCTGCTGCATGATCTGCCCTTTGTTCATGACGGCGATTTCGTCGGCGATGCCGAAGGCCTCCGATTGATCGTGGGTAACGAATATGGCCGTCATTTTAAGTTGTTTGAGGAGGTTGCGGATCTCCGGCAGCAGCCTTTCGCGCAAGGCCCTGTCCAGGGAGCCCATGGGTTCGTCCAGCATCAGCAGGCGGGGGCGTGGAGCCAGGCTGCGGGCCAGGGCCACGCGCTGTTTTTCTCCACCCGAAAGAGAGGCGACATCGCGCCGTCCGAGGTCGGCCAATCCGGTCAATTCCAGCATTTCGTCTGTCAGCGATGCGGCCTTTCCAGGGTCCATGTTGAGCATCTGAAGACCGAAGGCCACGTTCTGAAACACATTTTTGTGGGGAAACAGGGCAAAATCCTGAAACATCATGCCAAACTGCCGTTGGTGGGCCGGTCGGCGGGTGAGATCCTTCCCTGCGAAAATGACCCGGCCACGATCCGGGTTTTCGAGGCCCGCTATCAGGCGCAGGAGTGTTGTTTTGCCGCATCCGGAGGGCCCCAGAAGACATAAAATGCGTCCCTT
This window of the Deltaproteobacteria bacterium genome carries:
- a CDS encoding thiamine diphosphokinase: MRAVIFANGLLTSWPDGIKISPRRDLIIAADGGLKHCKRLGITPHVVVGDMDSADPADLASAEEKGARIDRHPSRKDETDLWLAVRAALDKNPDEIIILGALGGRWDMTFANALILVAGELQTIEARILDGNQEIFVLQGGQRVRLLGQKGDLLSLMPLTEKVSGIVLSGFLYTLNNEDLSLGSTRGISNVFEGDSGQIELKTGKLLVTITHGPTR
- a CDS encoding ABC transporter ATP-binding protein, with the translated sequence MTILECKCLSKRFDEPAVRDVSLSLAKGRILCLLGPSGCGKTTLLRLIAGLENPDRGRVIFAGKDLTRRPAHQRQFGMMFQDFALFPHKNVFQNVAFGLQMLNMDPGKAASLTDEMLELTGLADLGRRDVASLSGGEKQRVALARSLAPRPRLLMLDEPMGSLDRALRERLLPEIRNLLKQLKMTAIFVTHDQSEAFGIADEIAVMNKGQIMQQAVPEDLYRFPASVFVAEFLGFNNLLPGAVNAEGAIDTALGALRPSSCHCGVGAAVTVLLPPECAALTPPAAGTDVAIIQGEVLNRTFAGRCYRVRIGTGSFLELTFDLANHDPPPLVGEKIVLYLNIKMITVI